A single Silvibacterium dinghuense DNA region contains:
- a CDS encoding DNA methyltransferase produces MNTNTIQQQLPNTILNGDCIEKMREMSANSVDFILTDPPYLVNFRDRTGRTLQNDTNANWLKPAMKEAYRVLKQNRLMLCFYGWPRAEEFLGAWREAGFRPVGHLVFRKSYTTKSTEFLKYQHEQAYLLAKGRPAMIGGPVADVQRLLYTGNKLHPTQKAVMSLVPIIRAYSLPGDVVLDAFCGSGSTCAAALLTGRKYIGIELDSEYFNQASARLSRVKERIAAKRSLSLIPACGS; encoded by the coding sequence ATGAACACGAATACGATCCAGCAGCAGCTTCCCAACACAATCCTCAATGGCGATTGCATCGAGAAGATGCGCGAAATGTCCGCTAATAGCGTGGACTTCATTCTCACCGATCCGCCATACCTGGTGAACTTCCGCGATCGCACAGGACGGACATTGCAGAACGATACCAATGCCAACTGGCTCAAGCCCGCGATGAAGGAAGCATATCGGGTGCTCAAGCAGAACCGTCTGATGCTTTGCTTCTATGGCTGGCCGCGCGCGGAAGAGTTTCTCGGAGCGTGGAGGGAGGCTGGATTCCGGCCTGTCGGACATCTGGTATTTCGCAAGTCCTACACGACCAAATCAACTGAGTTCCTGAAGTATCAGCATGAGCAGGCGTATCTGCTGGCGAAGGGCCGGCCAGCAATGATCGGTGGACCGGTCGCGGATGTGCAGCGGCTGCTTTATACGGGCAACAAGCTTCATCCCACCCAGAAAGCTGTGATGTCCCTGGTGCCGATAATCCGCGCCTACTCGCTGCCAGGCGATGTGGTGCTGGATGCGTTCTGTGGCAGTGGATCGACATGCGCAGCAGCATTGCTGACAGGCCGCAAGTACATCGGCATAGAGCTCGACTCCGAGTATTTCAATCAGGCATCGGCTCGGTTATCACGCGTCAAGGAGAGGATCGCAGCAAAGCGGTCCCTCTCCCTCATTCCCGCGTGTGGCTCATGA